A single window of Candidatus Flexicrinis affinis DNA harbors:
- a CDS encoding glycoside hydrolase, which translates to MRVAIVVVLVLFLAISVHAQESAPQGAFITGEYPNVLAEIGISDAEIQARIDEVFQSLFYGNDATERVYYPVGEDMAYMLDVNNNDVRSEGMSYGMMIAVQLDKKEEFDRLWRWAKTYMYHEGGQYKGYFSWHNRTDGTMIDRNPASDGEIWIATALFFAAARWGNGEGILDYQTEANAILNAMLHTESPSSGATNMFDEETKLVVFVPDWGRVSEFTDPSYQTPYFYELWARWADQDQDYWREAAAASRAFWHTTAHPETGLVPNYAEFTGEPVVWGDYGQFYYADAWRTAMHIAVDHSWFAADPWQVEQSNRMLRFFYDLGITRYNSRFEIDGTPASPQHRSLGHIAMNAVAALAADDPIRLEFVEEFWDSPLNLGQYRYYDNLLYMLALLHLSGNFRVYTPA; encoded by the coding sequence ATGCGTGTTGCCATCGTTGTTGTTCTCGTTCTGTTCTTGGCTATCTCGGTTCATGCCCAAGAATCTGCGCCGCAGGGAGCATTCATCACAGGGGAGTACCCGAACGTGTTGGCCGAAATCGGGATCTCTGACGCAGAAATACAAGCGCGCATCGACGAGGTGTTCCAGTCGCTGTTCTATGGTAACGACGCCACCGAACGAGTCTACTACCCGGTCGGCGAAGACATGGCCTATATGCTCGACGTCAACAACAACGACGTGCGTTCGGAAGGCATGTCGTACGGCATGATGATCGCCGTGCAGCTCGACAAGAAAGAGGAATTCGACCGGCTGTGGCGCTGGGCCAAGACGTACATGTATCACGAAGGCGGGCAGTACAAAGGCTACTTCTCGTGGCACAACCGTACGGACGGTACGATGATCGACCGTAACCCGGCATCGGACGGCGAAATCTGGATCGCGACCGCGCTGTTCTTTGCCGCCGCACGCTGGGGTAACGGCGAGGGCATCCTGGATTATCAGACCGAGGCGAACGCCATCCTCAACGCCATGCTGCACACCGAAAGCCCATCCTCGGGCGCGACCAATATGTTCGACGAAGAGACCAAACTGGTCGTATTCGTGCCGGACTGGGGCCGTGTCAGCGAGTTCACCGACCCGTCGTACCAGACACCGTACTTCTACGAGTTGTGGGCGCGCTGGGCCGATCAGGATCAGGACTACTGGCGCGAGGCCGCCGCCGCCAGCAGAGCGTTCTGGCACACGACCGCGCATCCCGAGACCGGTCTCGTCCCCAACTACGCAGAGTTCACCGGCGAGCCGGTCGTGTGGGGCGACTACGGCCAGTTCTACTATGCGGACGCATGGCGCACGGCCATGCACATCGCCGTCGATCACAGTTGGTTCGCTGCCGATCCGTGGCAGGTCGAGCAAAGCAACCGCATGCTGCGCTTTTTCTACGACCTCGGAATCACCCGCTACAACAGCAGGTTCGAAATCGACGGGACGCCCGCCTCGCCGCAGCATCGCTCGTTGGGGCACATCGCCATGAACGCCGTCGCCGCGCTGGCCGCCGACGACCCAATCCGGCTCGAGTTCGTCGAGGAGTTCTGGGACTCGCCGCTGAACCTCGGTCAATATCGCTACTACGACAACTTGCTGTATATGCTGGCGCTGCTGCACCTGAGCGGGAACTTCCGCGTCTACACGCCTGCCTAA
- a CDS encoding glycoside hydrolase family 3 C-terminal domain-containing protein — MWKHHDPSLSVSDRVALIMAEMTPAEKVAQLWGIWAIALLDEQRRFDPTRRPELLEHGVGQISRLGANALVPPQQVAALANEIQRYVVEHTRLGIPVMIHEESCAGVLMRGATTFPQSIGQAATWNPELIEAMTTAIREQLRSIGSHHALAPVLDVARDARWGRVEETYGEDPFLISAMGTAYVRGLQGGDLKTGIAATAKHFVGYGASEGGMNWAPAHIPARELHEVFLTPFAAAIKGGKIATVMNAYQELDGIPAGASKELLVDILRGQLGFEGLIVSDYFTIAQLVDYHHVAADRTEAAKLALEVGMDIELPTPDGYGAPLLAGLESGRIDIALVDACVERVLTAKFGWGLFDNPFVDEGRVAEIFSRPATIELSRTIAEQSLVLLKNDGNLLPLSKSLARVAVIGPTADSARLLQGDYHYPGHMENMFNPNVSPDAPTPAQKDVVDWGSHMPPSVTMLDGIKSVVAAGTEVVYAHGCSVLGDDTSGFGEAVAAAQNADVAIVFVGDKSGLAPGSTTGESIDRASLDLPGVQQALVEAIHATGTPTVVVLTNGRPHSIPWIAEHVPSVLVAWLPAEQGGAAVANALFGNVTPGGKLPISFPRHVGQVPVFYNHKPSGGRTHWQGRYVDMSAEPLYPFGHGLSYTQFEYSDLSVTPAHVTAADTVAVSLTIANCGQRAGDEVVQLYVGDPVASVTRPVIALKGFKRVELQPGERCTVTFDLDVRHLAFYDRDMRYQVEPGLINVKVGSSSEDIRLSGSFEIVGNSTTVEQVYFTTVRVH, encoded by the coding sequence ATGTGGAAACATCACGACCCGTCGCTCAGCGTGTCCGATCGTGTCGCCTTGATCATGGCGGAAATGACCCCCGCCGAGAAGGTGGCGCAGCTGTGGGGGATTTGGGCCATCGCCCTGCTAGACGAACAGCGCCGGTTCGATCCGACACGCCGGCCCGAACTGCTTGAACACGGCGTCGGCCAAATCTCGCGCCTTGGCGCAAACGCGCTCGTCCCGCCGCAGCAAGTTGCCGCGCTCGCCAACGAGATTCAGCGCTACGTCGTCGAACACACGCGGCTCGGCATTCCGGTGATGATCCACGAAGAGAGCTGCGCCGGAGTCCTGATGCGTGGCGCGACCACCTTCCCGCAGTCGATTGGCCAAGCGGCGACGTGGAACCCGGAATTGATCGAGGCGATGACCACAGCCATCCGCGAGCAGCTTCGGTCAATCGGCTCGCATCACGCACTGGCGCCCGTGCTGGATGTCGCCCGTGATGCCCGTTGGGGTCGCGTGGAAGAAACCTACGGCGAGGATCCGTTCCTCATCAGCGCAATGGGTACCGCCTATGTGCGCGGGCTGCAAGGCGGCGACCTCAAGACCGGCATCGCCGCGACGGCGAAGCACTTCGTCGGGTATGGGGCGAGCGAAGGCGGCATGAACTGGGCTCCCGCACACATCCCCGCACGCGAACTGCACGAGGTATTCCTCACACCGTTCGCCGCCGCCATCAAGGGCGGCAAGATCGCGACAGTGATGAACGCTTATCAGGAACTGGACGGCATCCCCGCCGGTGCGTCGAAGGAACTGCTGGTCGACATCCTGCGGGGACAGCTCGGTTTCGAGGGCTTGATCGTCTCCGACTACTTCACCATCGCCCAGTTGGTCGACTACCACCACGTCGCGGCCGACCGCACCGAAGCGGCTAAGCTGGCGCTCGAGGTAGGCATGGACATCGAACTGCCGACCCCCGACGGCTATGGCGCGCCACTGCTCGCCGGTTTGGAGAGTGGACGCATCGACATCGCACTGGTCGACGCCTGCGTCGAGCGCGTGCTGACGGCGAAATTCGGCTGGGGACTATTCGACAACCCGTTTGTCGATGAGGGCCGTGTAGCGGAGATTTTCAGCCGGCCGGCGACGATCGAGCTGTCGCGCACGATCGCCGAGCAGTCGTTGGTCCTGCTCAAGAACGATGGCAATCTACTGCCGCTTTCAAAGTCGCTTGCGCGGGTGGCCGTCATCGGGCCGACCGCCGACAGCGCGCGCTTGCTCCAAGGCGACTATCACTACCCGGGTCACATGGAGAATATGTTCAACCCGAACGTCAGCCCGGATGCGCCGACACCTGCGCAGAAAGACGTCGTCGACTGGGGATCGCACATGCCACCCTCGGTCACCATGCTGGACGGAATCAAGTCGGTCGTGGCGGCAGGCACTGAGGTCGTGTATGCACACGGGTGCAGCGTCCTCGGCGACGACACCAGCGGCTTTGGCGAGGCTGTCGCGGCAGCGCAAAACGCCGATGTCGCGATTGTGTTCGTAGGCGACAAAAGCGGGCTAGCGCCGGGCAGCACCACCGGCGAGTCGATCGACCGCGCGTCGCTCGACCTGCCGGGCGTACAACAGGCGCTGGTCGAGGCCATCCATGCGACCGGCACGCCCACCGTCGTGGTGCTGACCAACGGTCGTCCGCACAGCATTCCGTGGATCGCCGAACACGTTCCCTCGGTGCTGGTCGCGTGGCTTCCTGCCGAGCAAGGCGGCGCGGCAGTCGCCAACGCGCTGTTCGGGAACGTCACACCCGGCGGCAAGCTGCCGATCTCGTTCCCGCGCCACGTCGGTCAGGTGCCGGTGTTCTACAACCACAAGCCCTCCGGTGGGCGCACGCACTGGCAGGGCCGCTACGTCGACATGAGCGCCGAGCCGCTGTATCCGTTCGGCCACGGCTTGAGCTACACACAGTTCGAGTACAGCGATCTGTCGGTCACGCCGGCGCACGTCACTGCGGCAGATACCGTCGCGGTGAGCCTGACGATCGCCAACTGCGGCCAGCGGGCCGGCGACGAGGTCGTGCAGTTGTACGTCGGCGATCCAGTCGCCAGTGTCACCCGCCCGGTGATCGCGCTCAAGGGGTTCAAGCGTGTCGAGCTTCAGCCCGGCGAACGGTGCACGGTGACGTTCGATCTCGACGTGCGCCATCTGGCGTTCTACGACCGCGATATGCGTTATCAGGTCGAGCCGGGTTTGATCAACGTCAAGGTCGGCAGTTCGTCGGAAGACATCCGTCTGAGCGGATCGTTCGAGATTGTCGGTAATTCGACCACCGTGGAGCAGGTGTACTTCACGACCGTCAGAGTGCATTGA
- a CDS encoding carbohydrate ABC transporter permease encodes MATTAYSHPTTKPPIHWRRYMVRIGQYGVLTALALIILGPVLTAILGGLKTTGELFDQPFGIPTTPRWENYVGIIESSQFWQQLGNSAIIVAGTVSLTVATSSLLAFVFSRLIFPGRELIFNYFTLGLLFPVTIAFLPVFIQVRQLGLVDNYFGVILPLVAFGIPGSTLILRGFFRAIPSELEDAAYIDGCSTLGFFWYVLLPLARPALGAIVVLQTIVSWNEYFLPLLVFTDDAKWPLTLGIQQFQGQYGTDWGRVMAFVSLLIVPAVLFYLLTQRYIVTGLTGGELKG; translated from the coding sequence ATGGCGACCACAGCCTACTCACATCCGACAACTAAACCACCTATCCATTGGCGCCGCTATATGGTTCGGATCGGTCAATACGGCGTCCTCACGGCGTTGGCGCTGATCATTCTCGGCCCGGTGCTGACCGCCATACTCGGCGGGCTGAAAACGACAGGCGAGCTGTTCGATCAGCCATTCGGCATCCCGACAACCCCGCGTTGGGAGAACTATGTCGGCATCATTGAAAGCAGCCAGTTCTGGCAGCAGTTGGGCAACAGCGCCATCATCGTTGCCGGAACCGTCAGCTTAACCGTTGCGACATCGTCACTGCTGGCATTCGTGTTCAGCCGCCTGATCTTCCCCGGCCGCGAGCTGATCTTCAACTACTTCACGTTGGGGCTGCTTTTCCCGGTCACGATTGCCTTCCTGCCGGTGTTCATTCAGGTGCGCCAGCTCGGGTTGGTTGACAACTACTTCGGCGTGATCCTGCCGCTCGTCGCCTTCGGGATACCGGGCAGCACGTTGATCTTGCGCGGTTTCTTCAGGGCGATCCCGTCGGAACTGGAGGACGCCGCATACATCGACGGGTGCAGCACCCTCGGATTCTTCTGGTACGTGCTGCTGCCGCTGGCCCGCCCGGCGCTTGGCGCGATCGTCGTGCTGCAGACGATCGTTTCGTGGAACGAATATTTCCTACCCTTGCTGGTGTTTACCGATGATGCCAAGTGGCCGCTCACTCTTGGAATCCAGCAATTTCAGGGTCAGTATGGTACCGACTGGGGCCGCGTCATGGCGTTCGTGTCGCTGTTGATCGTCCCGGCTGTTTTGTTCTATCTTCTCACCCAACGCTACATCGTCACGGGTTTGACTGGCGGTGAGCTAAAGGGATAA
- a CDS encoding sugar ABC transporter permease: protein MTVPTRPRFRFTPLPGQKDVSDRPRTTREQLFTIMLFLIPGAIIYTLFLIMPIAQAARFSLYDWNGLGPLTDYIGFGNYERAFSHSVFHSSITNSLIITVLSLAVQLPLAMMLALMVGRKLPGRMIYRSIFFMPYVFSEIITAIIWSFVYHPDGGLLNSVLTTVLPGFQQQGWLANRDIALYAVFAVITWKYFGLHMILYMAGLQSINSEVEESARIDGANEWQVLRFITLPLLGPTIRLTIYLSVLGSLNQFVLIWILTVGGPANATQVMATYMYRFGIKSFNLGFGSAVAVVIFTISLIFSIGYQRTIMRRDYAGAV from the coding sequence ATGACAGTACCGACCCGACCACGATTCCGCTTTACCCCGCTACCGGGCCAGAAGGATGTGAGCGACCGGCCGCGGACGACGCGCGAACAGCTATTCACCATCATGCTGTTCCTCATTCCCGGGGCGATCATCTATACCCTGTTTTTGATCATGCCGATCGCACAGGCCGCCCGCTTCAGCCTGTACGACTGGAACGGACTCGGGCCGCTGACGGACTACATCGGGTTTGGCAACTATGAGCGCGCCTTTTCGCATTCCGTGTTTCACAGCTCGATTACAAACAGCCTCATCATCACGGTGCTGTCGCTCGCGGTCCAGCTTCCTCTGGCAATGATGCTGGCGCTGATGGTCGGCCGCAAGCTGCCCGGGCGCATGATCTACAGAAGTATATTCTTCATGCCGTACGTCTTTTCGGAAATCATTACCGCGATCATCTGGTCGTTTGTCTACCATCCGGACGGCGGGCTTCTCAACTCGGTGCTGACGACCGTGCTGCCGGGCTTCCAACAGCAGGGCTGGTTAGCCAACAGAGATATCGCCCTGTACGCCGTGTTTGCCGTCATTACGTGGAAATACTTCGGCCTGCATATGATCCTGTACATGGCGGGCCTGCAGTCGATCAACAGTGAAGTCGAAGAGTCAGCCCGGATCGACGGTGCAAACGAATGGCAGGTGCTGCGCTTTATCACGCTCCCCCTGCTCGGCCCGACCATCCGACTCACTATCTACCTATCCGTGCTTGGATCGCTCAATCAGTTCGTCTTGATCTGGATTCTCACAGTCGGCGGCCCCGCCAACGCAACGCAGGTGATGGCCACTTACATGTACCGTTTCGGCATCAAGAGCTTCAACCTCGGCTTCGGCAGCGCGGTGGCCGTCGTCATCTTCACGATCTCATTGATTTTCTCGATCGGCTATCAGCGCACGATTATGCGGCGCGACTATGCCGGTGCGGTGTAG
- a CDS encoding extracellular solute-binding protein has translation MNVRKVLSITVLLAALVFLSVGAVSAQDSVTINWWTIFTTPPELTALAETVAQEFMDANPGVTIEITHLENEAFKERLATVMQAGDPPDLFQSWGGGVLWTYADAGLLRDITPELTADEAAWQNSFATQAALNLYSKDGVYYGVPLTFGAVGFWYNTRLFAEAGIESIPATWTEFLGVVETLKASGTIPIAVGGLDKWPGHFWWVYLAIREGGQAAFEAAYTREGTFADEAFVEAGNRLNELLALEPFQPDFNALGYGPAAGLMGNGEAAMELMGQWAPGVQQGNSTSGEGLPEGELGWFPFPLVEGGAGDATDVLGGGDGIAVGANAPDEAVEFLKYLTSPEVQIRFAELGTGFIPTVTEAESAITDPLLQDIVEARNNAAYYQLYYDQFLPPAVAQQVLDAVQGLFTATMSPEEAAQSIEDVASFELE, from the coding sequence ATGAACGTTCGTAAAGTCCTCTCGATCACTGTGTTGCTCGCCGCGCTCGTATTCCTCTCTGTTGGGGCGGTCAGCGCGCAGGATTCAGTCACCATCAATTGGTGGACGATCTTCACCACCCCGCCGGAACTCACGGCTCTGGCCGAGACTGTCGCTCAAGAGTTCATGGACGCCAACCCCGGTGTCACCATCGAGATCACGCACCTTGAGAACGAAGCCTTCAAGGAGCGCCTCGCCACCGTGATGCAGGCAGGCGATCCGCCCGATCTGTTCCAGAGTTGGGGCGGCGGCGTGCTGTGGACGTATGCCGACGCAGGCCTTCTGCGCGACATCACCCCCGAGCTGACGGCTGACGAAGCTGCGTGGCAGAACTCGTTTGCGACGCAGGCCGCGCTCAATCTGTACAGCAAGGACGGCGTGTACTACGGCGTGCCGCTCACGTTCGGCGCGGTCGGCTTCTGGTACAACACGCGGCTGTTCGCTGAGGCAGGGATCGAGTCGATCCCTGCGACGTGGACGGAATTCCTGGGCGTTGTCGAGACTTTGAAGGCGTCCGGCACCATCCCCATCGCGGTCGGCGGCCTTGACAAGTGGCCGGGGCACTTCTGGTGGGTCTATCTGGCTATCCGCGAAGGCGGGCAGGCTGCGTTCGAAGCCGCGTATACGCGTGAGGGGACGTTCGCCGACGAAGCCTTTGTCGAGGCCGGTAATCGCCTGAACGAGCTGCTCGCGCTCGAGCCGTTCCAACCCGACTTCAACGCCTTGGGTTACGGCCCTGCGGCGGGCTTGATGGGCAACGGCGAAGCTGCAATGGAACTGATGGGTCAGTGGGCCCCCGGCGTCCAGCAGGGCAACAGCACCAGCGGCGAAGGACTGCCCGAAGGCGAGCTTGGCTGGTTCCCGTTCCCGTTGGTCGAGGGTGGCGCTGGTGATGCCACCGACGTGCTTGGCGGCGGTGATGGCATCGCGGTCGGCGCCAACGCGCCCGACGAAGCCGTCGAATTCCTGAAGTACCTGACGTCACCCGAGGTTCAGATCCGCTTTGCCGAGCTGGGCACGGGCTTTATCCCGACTGTGACCGAAGCCGAAAGCGCGATCACCGATCCGCTGCTTCAGGACATTGTCGAAGCACGCAACAACGCAGCGTACTATCAACTGTACTACGATCAGTTCCTGCCGCCTGCGGTTGCACAGCAGGTGCTGGATGCCGTTCAGGGCCTGTTCACCGCGACGATGAGTCCGGAAGAAGCGGCCCAGTCCATCGAAGATGTTGCCTCCTTCGAACTGGAGTAG
- a CDS encoding LacI family DNA-binding transcriptional regulator codes for MDSKRSRKANITILDVARESGVSYSTVSRVLNGYGSLKETTRAKVLAAAEKLGYVANIKARSLAGGKTRFVGILVPGLDNAYISEIVSGVDQELTRSGYDMMLYTTHRYAGKEAIYVKTIANGLVDGLLLIVPLNLRTYLDALPSSDFPHVLIDQIDPEHKSTTVDSTNWQGAYDAVSYLIGLGHSRIGFISGTMELNSAIERLDGYRASLRHHRIPYDESLVITGDYLPEGGYTATKALLALPKRPTAIFASNDLSAFGALDAIHEARLRIPADISVVGFDDIPHASLVFPRLTTVRQPLVQIGQMAVRLLLEQLENPVVVARRVTLSTELVIRDSCAPPPG; via the coding sequence ATGGACTCGAAACGAAGCCGAAAAGCCAACATCACCATTCTCGACGTCGCGCGGGAAAGCGGAGTCTCGTATTCCACCGTGTCGCGTGTGTTGAACGGATATGGCTCCCTGAAGGAAACCACACGCGCCAAGGTGCTCGCCGCGGCCGAGAAACTCGGCTATGTTGCCAACATCAAGGCGCGCAGCCTTGCCGGCGGCAAGACCCGCTTTGTTGGCATCCTCGTGCCGGGTTTGGACAACGCGTACATCAGCGAGATCGTCAGCGGCGTCGATCAGGAGCTGACGCGCTCCGGCTACGACATGATGCTGTACACGACCCATCGGTATGCCGGCAAAGAAGCGATCTACGTCAAGACCATTGCTAACGGGTTGGTCGACGGCCTATTGCTGATTGTGCCGCTGAACCTGCGCACCTACCTCGACGCCTTGCCATCGTCCGACTTTCCGCATGTGTTGATCGACCAAATCGACCCGGAGCACAAGAGCACAACGGTTGATTCGACCAACTGGCAAGGCGCGTACGACGCCGTAAGCTACCTGATCGGCCTCGGCCACAGTCGAATCGGATTCATTTCAGGCACGATGGAACTGAACAGCGCGATCGAGCGCCTTGACGGATATCGTGCTTCATTGAGGCACCATCGCATCCCGTACGACGAGTCGCTGGTGATCACCGGAGATTATCTGCCGGAGGGGGGCTATACCGCGACGAAGGCACTCCTCGCCTTGCCCAAGCGCCCGACGGCGATTTTTGCCTCGAACGACCTCTCGGCATTCGGCGCGCTCGATGCAATCCATGAGGCCCGATTGCGCATTCCGGCCGACATCTCGGTCGTCGGTTTTGACGATATACCGCATGCGTCGCTCGTATTCCCCCGCCTCACGACCGTTCGACAGCCACTCGTCCAAATCGGGCAGATGGCTGTGCGCTTGTTGTTGGAACAGCTCGAAAACCCGGTTGTCGTTGCGCGGCGTGTGACACTATCCACCGAACTCGTCATACGCGATTCCTGCGCGCCACCCCCGGGATGA
- a CDS encoding creatininase family protein → MHIRDLNWMQLAKYLTSDDRCVLPLGSTEQHAYLSLCVDDILAERVAVESAEPLGIPVFPVLNYGITPYFRAFPGSISLRVDTYLRIIRDILDGLADQGFRRILIVNGHGGNSPASGFVAEWLADHSACRVKFHNWWSAPKTYAKVLDIDPVASHASWMENFPWTRLPGVTMPDEQKPEVDMNLLRTLPPSGVRELLGDGNFAGLYQRHDSEMLAIWQVAIDETRALLTEGW, encoded by the coding sequence ATGCACATACGCGATTTGAACTGGATGCAATTGGCCAAATACCTGACGTCGGACGATCGCTGCGTGCTGCCGTTGGGAAGCACCGAGCAGCACGCCTACTTGAGCCTGTGCGTCGACGATATTCTTGCCGAGCGCGTCGCCGTCGAGTCGGCCGAGCCATTGGGAATCCCGGTGTTTCCGGTGCTGAACTACGGGATCACGCCGTATTTCCGCGCCTTTCCGGGTTCGATCAGCCTGCGTGTCGACACCTATCTACGCATCATCCGCGATATTCTCGACGGGCTCGCAGACCAAGGCTTCCGGCGCATCCTCATCGTCAACGGACACGGCGGCAACAGCCCGGCCTCGGGCTTTGTAGCCGAGTGGTTGGCCGACCATTCCGCTTGCCGGGTCAAGTTCCATAACTGGTGGAGCGCACCCAAGACGTACGCTAAGGTCCTCGACATCGATCCGGTGGCGTCGCACGCGTCGTGGATGGAGAATTTCCCGTGGACGCGTCTCCCCGGCGTGACGATGCCCGATGAGCAGAAGCCCGAGGTCGACATGAACCTGCTGCGGACGCTTCCGCCGTCCGGTGTGCGCGAACTGCTGGGCGACGGCAACTTCGCCGGCCTGTATCAGCGGCACGACTCCGAGATGCTGGCCATCTGGCAAGTCGCCATCGACGAGACGCGCGCACTGCTCACAGAGGGATGGTAG
- a CDS encoding SDR family oxidoreductase — protein sequence MNIEFHGKTVVVTGAAHGFGRAMAAAFAARGAAIWACDLLEAELQETLDICLTAGAECSVRAFDARDQAAIRQFTDEVGHADILINNAGGVLGHVGKPIEQVTFAEWHDILAVNLNAAFWFAQGLVPGMKAQGFGRVVNISSGAGLNISLTGIQAYASAKAGVIHLTRQLAHELGPFGITVNSIAPGFVRSNPNTERQWQSYGEDGQKRLIEAIAMRRLGTPDDIAHGALFFASDYAGWITGQVLAIDGGK from the coding sequence ATGAACATCGAGTTTCACGGCAAGACGGTCGTCGTTACAGGCGCAGCGCACGGCTTTGGCCGGGCCATGGCGGCCGCATTTGCCGCGCGCGGTGCGGCGATCTGGGCTTGCGACCTGCTCGAAGCCGAGCTGCAGGAGACGCTGGACATCTGCCTCACCGCCGGGGCCGAGTGCAGCGTTCGGGCGTTCGATGCGCGTGACCAAGCCGCAATCCGCCAATTCACCGACGAGGTCGGGCACGCCGACATCTTGATCAACAACGCCGGCGGCGTGCTGGGCCATGTCGGCAAACCGATCGAGCAGGTCACCTTCGCCGAGTGGCACGATATCCTCGCCGTGAACCTGAACGCGGCGTTCTGGTTCGCGCAGGGGCTCGTGCCGGGGATGAAGGCGCAGGGCTTCGGGCGTGTCGTCAACATCTCCAGCGGCGCCGGCCTGAACATCAGTTTGACCGGTATTCAAGCCTACGCCAGCGCCAAGGCCGGCGTGATCCACCTGACCCGCCAACTCGCGCACGAGCTTGGGCCGTTCGGGATCACGGTCAACAGCATCGCGCCGGGTTTCGTGCGCTCTAACCCCAATACCGAACGGCAGTGGCAGTCCTACGGCGAAGACGGGCAGAAACGGCTGATCGAGGCGATTGCCATGCGCCGGCTAGGCACGCCGGACGACATCGCCCACGGTGCGCTGTTTTTCGCCTCGGACTACGCCGGATGGATTACCGGGCAAGTGCTGGCGATCGACGGCGGCAAGTAG
- a CDS encoding transcriptional repressor, with translation MTFQDRAKEAIRASGGRITGQRELLLDLLAGSDDGIDADQLFRLASERDPNISLPTVYRTLHTLEDAHVIESRYASRDHDRKVYALGVIDVVNFTCRRCGHVYPVQLDSLTWIKHQLSDQLGAEIASVCMCASGLCADCRE, from the coding sequence ATGACCTTTCAGGATCGAGCGAAGGAAGCGATACGCGCCAGCGGCGGACGTATCACCGGTCAGCGCGAACTGCTGCTCGACCTGCTTGCGGGCAGCGACGACGGCATCGACGCCGACCAACTGTTCCGCCTTGCCAGCGAACGCGACCCCAATATCAGCCTCCCGACCGTTTATCGTACCTTGCACACGCTCGAAGACGCGCACGTCATCGAGTCGCGTTATGCCTCGCGCGATCACGATCGCAAGGTCTACGCGCTCGGAGTCATCGACGTGGTCAACTTTACGTGCCGCCGCTGTGGGCACGTGTATCCCGTTCAGCTCGACTCGCTGACGTGGATCAAGCACCAATTGAGCGATCAACTCGGTGCGGAGATCGCATCTGTTTGCATGTGCGCCAGTGGATTGTGTGCGGACTGCCGCGAGTAG
- a CDS encoding ferrous iron transport protein A — MTLDQLQAGQAATIRKVAGEGAVRRRLMDMGLIRGAAIEMVKAAPMGDPVDYLVRGYHLSLRKSEAKLVEVELC, encoded by the coding sequence ATGACTCTCGATCAATTGCAGGCCGGACAAGCCGCGACGATCCGCAAGGTCGCCGGGGAAGGCGCTGTTCGCCGCCGGCTGATGGACATGGGACTGATCAGAGGTGCCGCCATCGAGATGGTCAAGGCCGCCCCGATGGGCGACCCGGTGGACTATCTCGTGCGCGGCTACCATCTTTCACTGCGCAAGTCGGAAGCCAAGTTGGTGGAGGTTGAATTATGTTAG
- a CDS encoding ferrous iron transport protein A has product MKNVREPAAAFPLTCAARGETVVLTDIYAGDTLRQRLMALGLNVGMHVRVVQGALTGPVILAVRNDARLAIGQGMAQKIMVKPVEGEA; this is encoded by the coding sequence GTGAAGAATGTGCGTGAGCCGGCCGCCGCGTTTCCGCTGACATGTGCTGCGCGTGGAGAGACAGTCGTTCTAACCGATATCTACGCCGGCGACACACTGCGCCAGCGGCTGATGGCGTTAGGGCTCAACGTGGGAATGCACGTGCGCGTGGTGCAAGGGGCGCTGACCGGGCCGGTGATCTTGGCGGTAAGGAACGATGCACGCCTCGCGATTGGGCAAGGGATGGCACAAAAGATCATGGTCAAGCCCGTCGAGGGAGAGGCATGA